In one Dermacentor variabilis isolate Ectoservices chromosome 4, ASM5094787v1, whole genome shotgun sequence genomic region, the following are encoded:
- the LOC142579312 gene encoding uncharacterized protein LOC142579312, whose protein sequence is MSPTSREAAALEKASAVSGRSESHGAIIKTMRKRIGETNTEFESGTSPPYDEDEHPNLTRVQLRSATPLKQQALMPNTNDYRDCELWLYKDRLGCVHGPFSGARMASWFASGCFRMSLPVKRTCDREFQLLGQLIKTLGRLPFSHQTSPDQHCSAEKQMVTAGTTPPALPSDCSPAKEKPPLGCDDKILKESQISFVDLKEKPRPMITIKALPMTAARHPKCPPAAFVRSAERAKVPLGFRDAAELPAEDKRTKDGTKGEVNQHEGAWGGYKECQAAARSFVTAAVTQPAEAKTAANRRSTAATTTAPMTWAKVCQKTPTKPQWEEPAKQEPVAIENMARFPSLGGKAFTDAVQNKIKNQQQSQQYAWARRIAADQDFTRWSYDRLRKLPSYVHVPTFFELLRDVDSNAEIEEYVRMHLGNGEEVSRFAQEFVQRRSQWKQLTGWKSPAELRAATVRVDMASKGRKKTQKLNGTALGFVTAGEAFKKV, encoded by the coding sequence ATGTCACCGACGTCCCGAGAAGCCGCCGCGCTGGAGAAGGCCAGCGCAGTCTCCGGCCGGTCGGAAAGCCACGGTGCCATAATTAAAACGATGCGGAAGAGAATTGGGGAAACAAATACCGAATTCGAATCAGGGACGTCACCCCCCTACGACGAAGACGAACATCCCAATCTGACCAGAGTCCAGCTGCGTTCCGCCACACCGCTCAAGCAACAAGCATTGATGCCCAACACGAATGACTACCGCGATTGCGAGCTCTGGCTCTACAAGGACCGGCTGGGCTGTGTGCACGGACCCTTCTCCGGCGCCCGCATGGCCTCCTGGTTCGCCTCCGGGTGCTTCCGCATGTCGTTGCCTGTGAAACGCACTTGCGACCGAGAGTTCCAACTGCTTGGCCAGCTTATCAAGACCTTGGGCCGGTTGCCGTTCAGCCATCAGACTTCACCAGACCAACACTGCAGCGCTGAAAAGCAGATGGTCACCGCAGGTACGACGCCGCCCGCACTGCCGTCAGACTGCAGCCCCGCGAAGGAAAAGCCGCCCTTGGGCTGCGACGACAAGATCCTCAAAGAAAGCCAGATTTCATTCGTTGACTTGAAGGAAAAACCACGCCCAATGATAACGATAAAGGCGCTGCCGATGACTGCAGCAAGGCACCCGAAGTGTCCACCGGCTGCTTTTGTACGCAGTGCCGAACGAGCCAAAGTTCCGCTGGGATTCCGCGATGCTGCAGAACTACCTGCTGAAGACAAGCGCACAAAAGACGGCACTAAAGGTGAGGTGAACCAGCACGAAGGTGCCTGGGGCGGCTATAAGGAGTGCCAGGCAGCAGCCCGAAGCTTTGTGACAGCAGCAGTGACGCAGCCAGCCGAAGCAAAGACTGCGGCCAACCGCCGTTCGACTGCCGCCACTACTACTGCTCCGATGACCTGGGCCAAAGTGTGCCAGAAAACGCCGACCAAGCCACAGTGGGAGGAGCCTGCAAAGCAGGAGCCCGTCGCCATTGAGAACATGGCGCGGTTCCCGTCGCTCGGTGGCAAGGCTTTTACAGACGCCGtgcagaacaaaataaaaaaccAGCAGCAAAGCCAGCAGTACGCATGGGCACGACGCATAGCTGCCGACCAGGATTTCACGCGCTGGAGCTACGACAGGCTGAGGAAGCTGCCGTCGTACGTCCACGTGCCGACTTTTTTCGAGCTGCTGAGAGACGTCGACTCCAACGCTGAAATTGAAGAGTATGTCCGCATGCACCTCGGCAACGGCGAAGAAGTCTCGCGCTTTGCACAAGAGTTCGTGCAGCGACGGTCTCAGTGGAAGCAGCTGACGGGCTGGAAGAGTCCGGCTGAGCTTCGTGCGGCGACCGTACGCGTCGACATGGCTTCGAAAGGCCGAAAGAAAACGCAGAAGCTGAATGGCACGGC